From Micromonospora nigra, one genomic window encodes:
- a CDS encoding putative bifunctional diguanylate cyclase/phosphodiesterase — protein MSTVGCPGGDAVDRAGAARYAAEWALTVRRLGFVPLSPAETERLLLAHTVRLAHALLSAEPAGPPAEEVGRALVEAHLTDPRMLDWSVRTLADRFPALVLREPVDPAELAGRIAQVQGGLATGFARGLRDRTFTQQERIARSAWQARDAVEQALRDSEARFRAVFTGAAIGIGIADVNGQIIEVNQSFAEMLGYTVDELREINVASLFHPDDATGMWELYQELIEGKHDAARVEKRYYRKDGRVVWTDLAVSLIRHHDGRPRFTVAMIEDITERYELQQRLRFQALHDPLTGLPNRTLFFETLHRVVDTADPARRIGVCFLDLDGFKAINDSLGHDLGDRLLVVIARRLAGCVAEQGHLVARMGGDEFVILVDGGRGIDDAIAVAETALAAVAAPVHVGDQQLAVSASVGIVESAVAGASVSELMKAADTTLYWAKAEGRGRWAVFDPERSARDIARSALVAGLPAALDRGEFVVHYQPIVSLLDGQMLAVEALVRWQHPELGLIGPARFIGLAEETGIIVRLGEWVLRQACRDAEAWRREFPGTRLVVSVNLAARQADDAGIVDTVADALVTTGLPADLLQLELTESAVMGSAGEPLRSLHRLAALGVRLAIDDFGTGYSNLAYLRRLPIHCLKLAGPFVEGIRGDGPEVTVDHRDERIVDALVRLAHALELWVTAEAVETPVQAERLRALRCDTGQGRFFGAPGPAGEIVARLRDSGAAA, from the coding sequence GTGTCCACCGTCGGTTGTCCCGGTGGCGACGCCGTGGACCGGGCCGGCGCTGCGCGGTACGCGGCCGAGTGGGCCCTGACGGTACGCCGGCTCGGGTTCGTGCCGCTGAGCCCGGCCGAAACCGAGCGGCTGCTGCTCGCGCACACCGTACGGCTGGCGCACGCCCTGCTGTCGGCGGAGCCGGCGGGCCCGCCGGCCGAGGAGGTGGGGCGGGCGTTGGTCGAGGCGCACCTGACCGACCCCCGGATGCTGGACTGGTCGGTGCGTACGCTGGCCGACCGGTTCCCGGCTCTGGTGCTGCGCGAGCCGGTGGACCCGGCGGAGCTGGCCGGGCGGATCGCGCAGGTGCAGGGCGGGCTGGCGACGGGCTTCGCCCGGGGACTGCGCGACCGCACCTTCACCCAGCAGGAGCGGATCGCCCGCTCGGCCTGGCAGGCGCGGGACGCCGTCGAGCAGGCCCTGCGCGACAGCGAGGCCCGGTTCCGGGCGGTGTTCACCGGCGCGGCCATCGGCATCGGCATCGCCGACGTGAACGGGCAGATCATCGAGGTCAACCAGTCGTTCGCGGAGATGCTCGGGTACACCGTCGACGAGCTGCGTGAGATCAACGTGGCGTCGCTGTTCCATCCCGACGACGCGACCGGCATGTGGGAGCTCTACCAGGAGCTGATCGAGGGCAAGCACGACGCGGCGCGGGTCGAGAAGCGGTACTACCGCAAGGACGGCAGGGTGGTCTGGACGGACCTGGCCGTGTCGCTGATCCGTCACCACGACGGCCGTCCCCGGTTCACCGTCGCGATGATCGAGGACATCACCGAGCGGTACGAGCTCCAGCAGCGGCTGCGCTTCCAGGCGCTGCACGACCCGTTGACCGGCCTGCCCAACCGGACGCTGTTCTTCGAGACCCTGCACCGGGTGGTCGACACCGCGGATCCGGCCCGGCGGATCGGGGTCTGCTTCCTCGACCTCGACGGGTTCAAGGCGATCAACGACAGCCTCGGGCACGACCTGGGCGACCGCCTGCTTGTCGTGATCGCCCGGCGGCTGGCCGGTTGTGTCGCCGAGCAGGGCCATCTGGTGGCGCGGATGGGCGGCGACGAGTTCGTCATCCTGGTCGACGGCGGTCGGGGGATCGACGACGCGATCGCCGTCGCGGAGACCGCCCTGGCTGCCGTCGCCGCCCCCGTCCACGTGGGTGACCAGCAGCTCGCCGTGTCGGCGAGCGTCGGCATCGTCGAGTCGGCGGTGGCGGGGGCCAGCGTGTCGGAGCTGATGAAGGCGGCCGACACGACCCTCTACTGGGCCAAGGCCGAGGGACGGGGCCGCTGGGCGGTGTTCGACCCGGAACGCAGCGCCCGCGACATCGCCCGGTCGGCGCTGGTGGCGGGCCTGCCGGCCGCCCTCGACCGGGGCGAGTTCGTGGTCCACTACCAGCCCATCGTGTCCCTGCTCGACGGGCAGATGCTGGCGGTGGAGGCGCTGGTGCGGTGGCAGCATCCCGAGCTGGGGTTGATCGGCCCGGCCCGGTTCATCGGGCTGGCCGAGGAGACCGGGATCATCGTGCGGCTCGGCGAGTGGGTGCTGCGGCAGGCGTGCCGGGACGCCGAGGCGTGGCGGCGGGAGTTCCCGGGGACCCGGCTCGTGGTCAGCGTGAACCTGGCCGCCCGGCAGGCCGACGACGCCGGCATCGTCGACACCGTCGCCGACGCGCTGGTCACCACCGGTCTTCCGGCGGACCTGCTGCAACTGGAACTCACCGAGAGTGCCGTGATGGGCAGTGCCGGGGAGCCGTTGCGTTCGCTGCACCGGCTCGCCGCGCTCGGTGTGCGGTTGGCCATCGACGACTTCGGTACGGGCTACTCGAACCTGGCGTACCTGCGCCGGCTGCCCATCCACTGCCTGAAACTGGCGGGACCGTTCGTCGAGGGCATCCGTGGCGACGGGCCGGAGGTGACGGTCGACCACCGCGACGAGCGGATCGTGGACGCCCTCGTCCGGCTCGCGCACGCGTTGGAGCTGTGGGTCACCGCCGAGGCGGTGGAGACGCCGGTGCAGGCCGAGCGGCTGCGGGCGCTGCGCTGCGACACGGGTCAGGGCCGGTTCTTCGGCGCGCCGGGGCCGGCCGGTGAGATCGTCGCCCGGCTGCGCGACAGCGGAGCGGCGGCGTGA
- a CDS encoding DUF456 domain-containing protein, translating into MSLTDTSTAVSVVAALAILAGLAGVVVPGLPALPLCWGGVLVWALFGDAGAGRWAVLAAATVVALGGTVVKYAWPGRNLKRTGVPTSSLLAGGLLGLVGFFVIPVVGLVIGFVGGVFVAERLRLGTNRLAWPATKHAVAAAGLAMFVEFLAGLVVAALWVAGLLLA; encoded by the coding sequence ATGAGCCTCACGGACACGTCCACCGCGGTGTCGGTCGTCGCCGCCCTGGCCATCCTCGCCGGCCTGGCCGGGGTGGTGGTCCCCGGCCTGCCGGCCCTGCCGCTGTGCTGGGGCGGGGTGCTGGTCTGGGCCCTGTTCGGCGACGCGGGCGCCGGCCGCTGGGCGGTGCTCGCCGCCGCCACCGTGGTGGCCCTGGGTGGCACCGTGGTCAAGTACGCCTGGCCCGGCCGCAACCTGAAACGCACCGGGGTGCCCACCTCCTCGCTGCTGGCCGGGGGCCTGCTCGGGCTGGTGGGGTTCTTCGTGATCCCCGTGGTGGGTCTGGTCATCGGTTTCGTCGGTGGTGTCTTCGTGGCGGAGCGGTTGCGTCTGGGTACCAACCGGCTGGCCTGGCCCGCGACGAAGCACGCGGTCGCCGCCGCCGGGTTGGCCATGTTCGTCGAGTTCCTCGCCGGCCTGGTCGTCGCCGCGCTGTGGGTCGCCGGCCTGCTGCTGGCCTGA